The DNA region AAGCCCGGGATCATGCGCGCCAACCCGGCCACCAGGGTACCGGGGGCATCGGGACGCACCCGGATCGACCATTCCTTCCACTCGCCGTCGAAGGAGACCACCCACTGTCCTTCCTGCCAGCGCATCAGGCCGTTGACCGACGGATAAGATTTCTCGGTCCAGCGCACGGCGTAGATGCTGTCGCCGGCGACCGGCATCACCTGGCCGCTGCCGCGTGAGATGGCGGCGCCCTTGTCGGCGTTGACCAGCACGCGTCGGATCGCCAACCCCTTGCCGCTGCTGTCCGGCGCGAATTGCAGGGTGTCGGAGTAGTTCACCTGGAAAAACAGCCCGTTGCCGACCCAGTGCGAGGTTTTTCCGCCGGCAAAATACTGCAGCGGGTTGGTGCGGAACAAGTCGACGGTCTGCGCGCCGCACGGCGCGGCCAGACCGAGCACGACGAGGATGGCGGCCAGCCACTTCACGTTTACTCTCCCATGATCTGCACGCGCACCTGACGGTCGCGCGGCCGGTTGTCGAATTCCAGAAACACAATCTGCTGCCAGGTGCCGCGTGCCACTTTCCCTTCAGACACCGCGGCGGTAAACGATGTTCCCACCAAAGTCGAGCGCAGGTGGGCATATCCGTTGCCGTCGCCCCAGGTCTGATCATGCGCGTAGGGCACTCCGGCGGGCACCAGACGATTCATCAACGCCGGCCAGTCGCGCAACAGACCGGGCTCATGCTCAATGGTTGATACCGCGGCGGTCGAGCCGACGGCGCAGACCACGACGATGCCGTTGCGGATTTTGCTCTTCCCCACCGCCGCTTCGACATCGGCGGTCAGATCGATGATATCGCCGTCCCCGCGCGTGTGAAACTTGAGAATGTGGGAGTGGACCATGGGTGCCTCGCGGACCCTCAGACGGCATCCGCCGTCTGGGTTCGTTCCGGCGCGCCGTCGGACGGCGAGGTCGCCAGTTGTTGCAACGCCAGGGCGCGTTTGATCTTGCGGGTCGATGTCTTCTCGAAGGGGTCATCGCGCATGGTCCACTCCACGATCCGTTTGTAGGGCGCCATGCCTTCGCAGGCCCCCTTGACCGCCGCGGCCATCGCCGCCTGCAGGGACTGACGGTCACGCACCGCCTCCGGCTGGAAGGCCGCCAGCCATTCGCGGTCGGGCACCACGATCGCCCCCACCAACTCGCCGGTCTTGCCGGAGCGCTTGATCCCGTAGACCATCGATTCCGCGACACCCGGCTGGGCGTTGAGCACCGATTCGATCTCCTCCGGATAGATGTTTTTGCCCGCGCCGGAAATGATGACATTCTTCGAGCGTCCCACCACATGGATATGTCCGTCGGGATCCAGCCAGCCGAGATCGCCGGTAAGCAGCCAGCCATCGCGCAGCACGGCGGCGGTGTCCTCGGGACGGTTCCAGTATCCGGCCATCACCATCGGGCCGCGCACGGCCAGCTCGCCGATGCCATCGGCGTCGGGCTCGCGCACTTTCACTTCGACGCCCGGCAACGCCGGGCCGACGGTGTCATAGCGGTGATGACCCGGCCGATTGACCGACACCACGGGCGCGGCTTCGGAAAGGCCATACCCCTGCAGAATCGGGATGCCGAACACATCGAAAAACTCACTGACCTCGGCGGGCAGCGCCGCGCCGCCGGAGACGACCAGCCGCAACGACGCCAGCCCCGCTTTCCTCCGCGCCCCGCGGAAGAGCATCTGGCCGCCGCGTTTCCAGCCGAGGCGATGGCCCAGACGCACCATGCCGGCGATGGCATTGAACAGTCCGCGCCGCACGGGTGAGGCCTCCTCCACCTTGCGCGCGATCGCGTTGCGCATCTTTTCGTACAGCAGCGGCACCGCCAGAATCACGGTCGCCTGGTTGGCGCGCAGGTCATCGAGAATCTCATTGGATTTCAGACTGCGGGCATAGGCCACCTGCGCCCCGATCGAGAGCGGATAGAGGAAACCGGCGGTCGATTCGAAGGCGTGGTGGATCGGCAGGACCGACAGGAGCACATCCGAATGCTCCAGAAGCCGCATCTCCTGAATCGCCATGATGTCGGTGACGATGTTGGCGTGGGTGAGCATCACGCCCTTGCTGTAGCCGGTGGTCCCCGAGGTGAAGATCAAGGTCGCCAGCGACCGCGGGTCGATCGGCGGCGGCGTCGGGATGTCGCCATCGGCGGCAGCGAATCCCGGCCAGATGTTCGCCAGCTCAACCACACGGGTCTTGACGGTGGGGGAATCGAGATAGGCGGAGCGGGTATCGACAATCAACAGCGCGGCGTCGGCATCATGGAGGATGCCGGTGACTTCCACCGGCGTCAGCATCGGGTCCAGCGGCACCGCGGTGGCGCCCGACCAGTGCACCGCCAGGTAGGCGATGGCGAAGGCGAAGCGGTCGCCATGGCGGATCGCCACGCGCACACCGGGTCCGGCGCCGTGGTCGGCCAGACGCGCCGCCAGGGCCGCGACGGCCGGAAAGAGCGCGCCATAAGTCACCGGCGCAAATCGGGCATCGACCCAGCGCCACAACGCCGGCTGGTTCCGCCATTTCCCGGCCGCTTCGGCGAGGAAGGCGGGAATGCTGACAACCGGACGGTCGAGGAACCGTGACTCGGACTGCGACATCGACTCATTATACCGCCCGCGCCCGTTTCGGTCACCCAAAAACAGAGCGGGCGCACCCGGTGCGCCCGCGTCCTGTCTTCGGGGAATGGCGGCTTAGCGGTTGGCCAGTTGCTCGACCCGCCGCTTGACTTTTTCGTCGATGTTGAGAATCTGCGCCCGATCGTGGTAGGGCACCACCTCGAACTTGCCGAGCAGCTTCATTTCGGTCAGCACCGCCGAGATGTTGACCACGGCGTTTTCGATCATGCGCATCGATTCGACCAGACGGCCGTCGGGGTCCTCAAACTGTCCGCGACGCACCGCCATCTCGACCAGTTCCGAATGCCCCATGATCGTGGTGGTGGCGTTGTTGATGTAGTGCGAGAAGGTCGCGCAAATGGCATCGAGAACCTGGTGGATCAACTCTTCGCGCGAAGCGACCGGCGCTTCAAGGAGCAATTGCTCCAGCTCGCCGTAACTCTCGCGCAGACACTGGTTGGCGTTGCGCAGAATGTCGAGTTCGCTGCCGATGTCAACCTGGAGAATGCCGCCCATCTCATGGAGGGCCTCGACGGCGCTGCGGCTGGCAAAGGTCAGATCGATCGGGTGCAGACCCAGCGCGGTGAGGATGCGGTTTTTGCTTTCGACCCGGCGGCGGGTGAGCGGCACGCGCGGCTCGCAGCCCATCTGACTGATTCGGTCGGCCAGCGCGGTGACAAACGCCAGGCGCTCATCATCGGGGACGCCGCGAACGGCCAGGCCGCGGTCATGGTGACGGCGCACGGCGTCGCAGATCGGCTCGGGCACGCCCTGTGTCTGGCACCACCAGGATCCCGCCTCGGCATGGTCGATGCCGAAACGGTCGTTTTCGTGCGGCGCCCAATCCTCGCTGGGCAGCTCGCTTTTCAGGAAACTGCGATAGGACTCGCCGAAGACATGCCCCATCAGCAGCAAACCGACATCATGGAGCAATCCGGCGGCGAAGGCCTCCTGCGGCGGCTGGCAGCCGCAGCGCTCGGCCAGCATCTGCGCATTGAGCGCGGTCTCAATCGAGTGCCGCCAGAACTGGGTGATATCAAGCACCTGCGCCGGTTCGGGACGGACAAAGGCCTCGCGCACGCAGGCGGCCAACAGCGCGGCGCGCACCGAGCGGAAGCCGAGACGGTCGATCGCGTCGGGAATGTTGCGCAACGGAGTGGTCAGTTCACGGCTGGGCGCGCACAGCCGCAGAACCATGGTGGCGGTCTGATGCTCGGCGGTCAGACGGCAGATAAACTCACGTTGTCCGTCTGCGTTCTCCTCGAAACGCAGGCACTCCAATGCGACCTCCGGCAACGAGTACAGCTCGTTGAGTCGGAGAATCCTCTCGCGCACCGACAGACCGGGCATGGGCAGTATTAATCTCCTCGGACGGGGCACGGCGTATCGGCCAAATATGCCCTATCACTATCAAGTTATCGGCGCGAGCGGGAGGGAACTTCAGAGGGAAATAATCGAACAGAAAACGGCGGATTCATGGAGCGCCGGTTTAACGGACAACCCTATCATGCTATCCCGCAGCGCTTTACGATGCGCGCAATTTGCGGCGGAGGCGTGTTTGACGCTGGAGCAGGCGCTCACGCGGCCCCGCGGCGCTCAGATCGCCGGTGGCGGCGCGGAATTCCAGCCCGGTCAGCGCCTTGTCGACTATCGCCAGTGCGCCCCGGTAGTCGCGGCGGCGATGTTCGAGATGTTTGGCCAGTTCTTCGGCGATGGAGACATCCTGCGGCGTCGCTGCCGCCGCCTGCTCCCACTCGCGGTGGGCGGTCTCGTATTCGCGTTCGCGTTTGAGGATCAGCCCACGCAGACGATGGATGGCGGCGCGTTCGACGGCGTCATTGACCCGCGACGCCGCCTCTTCCAGCGCGCGGAGCGCGGGCTGGTGCGCGCGGTGGCGATACCAGAAGCGCGCCAGCGCCTGCAAGTCGGCGGCGGAGTCGAGGCCGGGTCGCTGCGGCTGGGTCCGCTCATTCAGCCAGAGCGCATAGACAAACAGCGAGACCACATCGAGGCGGTTGTGCTCGAAGACCGCATGCAGACGCGGGCTGAAACCCTGGCGCAGGTATTCGAAGTACACCTCCGGCACCTCGGCGCCGGGGAGGTCCTCGATCCGGGCGATGCGCAGCAGCGACTCCTCCACCTGCGCCAGCGAGCAATTGGGCAGACGGTGCTTGAACAGGGCGCGTGTCGGCCAGAGCAAATCCAGGTGCGGCAATTCGCGAAACTCCGAATCGATGCGCCAGAAGTTGAACCGTCCTTCCAACAGCGGCAGGTCAAACGCTGCGCCGTTGTATGTGACCAGCGCCGCGGCGCTCTCGAAGCGCGCGGCCAGTTCATCAAGCGCGCCCGCCTCATCGGCGAGATCGGGAAGGAAATACTGATCGACGACAAACACGGCGCCGTCGAAGCGCCCCACGGCAATCAGGAAAGCGACTGTGCCGGCGCCGCCGGCCAGGCCGGTGGTCTCGCAGTCAACAAAGAGACACTCGGTCAGCGGACACTGACGATCCGGCGCCGACAACGGCACACGCAAGCCCGCGGCGGCCGCGCGTTGGCAGAGATCCTCCACCCAGGTTTCGCCCCATGGCTCGCGCGGTGTATAGCCGATCCGTCGCTGCCAGAACCGTCCGCGCCGCGCCACGACCTCGCGGGCATCGACCGATTCCGGGCCGATGATGGGCGCCGGTGTCGGCGCGCGCTCCGGCAGCGCCAGATGCGCCGCGATCCGCGCCAGTTTCGCCTGCAGTTCACCGGGACCGGGGTTGTTCATGCTGTTTCTCGAGCACGATCTGTTCGAAGCGGGCGATCTGCGCCAGCACAAACGGATCGGTTTCCTTCGCCTTCAGTTTCGCGATGGCCTTGGCCGATTCCAGCGGCCCCTTCTGCGACAACCCCTCCACGGCAAAACCGCGCCGCTTTGGATCGGGATCATCCAGAAGTTTCCGCAGCCATTGGCGCGACTCCGGGTCGCCGGTGGCGCCGAGCGCGACAATGACATCGGGGGTAGTTGTGATCCCATCGGGGAGCGCGACGGTCTGGTCATGCTGCGCGAGGGCGCGGATGGCGGCCTGACGCACGCCGTAGAATTCGTCATTCAACGCCCGGAACAGGACCCGCGTGGCGGCGGTGTCGGGCAGATACCCCAACGCCACCGCGCAACTCTTACGCACGTCACTGTCGGCGTCGGATTCCAGCGCCGCGATCAATGGCGCCAGCGCGCGTCGGTCGGCGGTCTTGCCGAGGGCGGTGGCCACCTGCGAACGGACGCTGTATTCCGGATGATCAAGATGCGCCAAAAGCGGCATCACCGCGGCCGTGTCCTTGATCCGTTCCAGACAACGGGCGGCATTGCGCGGCGCATCCTCGCCGGCCGAATCGAGATAAGGGACGATGAATGGTGTGGCGACCGTCCCCATCTTTTCGAAGATCTCGGCCAGCCGCAACCGTTCACGGGCGTCGACGGTAAACAGATAGCGCGACAGCCATCGCGCCCCCGTCTGCCCCATTTGCGCCAGCGAGTCCTTGGCCGGTTCGACATATGAGGCGTAACGGACATTCCCCTCGCTGGCCCAGCGGAACAGACGCGCCACGCGGGCGGAGTCGGTTTCGGCCAGAATGGTTTGTGGGGCGAAGGCGATAAACGACATCAGGAGCAGGCTCGACAGTCCGATGCGGCGGATCGCCCTCCCGTTGCCTGCGACTTGGTCTTGTTGATCCGGCGCGCAAAAAAGCAGGCTCGGCAGAAGCGCTGCCCTCCCCTGGCTTGGGAGATTGCTGCGCCGTTGGCGAGATGGCGTGAGCGAGTTGTTCATGGGGTCACCTTGCGCAGCCAGGTGGAGTCGGCATCGACGCCGACGCCCCACAGCGAGCGTGACAGCCAGATGCGGCGGTCCCGCCCCGGACCGATGTAACGGTCGGCGCCGTCGAGATCGAGAAACAGGCCGATCGAGCCATAATCGCGGCGGGGATTGCCATACCCCTGGGTGTTGATGGTGTCGCGCGCGTTGTAGGTGTCATCGCCGGAGCCGTCGATCAGCACACCGACGCCGTTGGCCGAGCCGGCTGCCTGCGACAGGTCGCTGCAGGTGTAGCGGTCGTTGCCGGACGCGTCGATCAGATACCCCTGCGACCAGTCATGCCCGCACCCTTGCGAGACTCCCTTGGAGGCATACATGTCATCGCCCCGGCGGTCGAAGAGACAACCGGCCGACATGTGCGCCCCGGCGCCCTGCGCGTATTGATACGACGAATACTGATCGTTGCCGCCGGCATCATAGAGGCCGCCAAACGCCCACCAATATGCGCTTCCCTGCCCGAAGATGTCGGTGACATAGAGGTCATGCCCGCCCAGATCGAAGAGCAGTCCGACGCCGCCGGAGAAATACGGCCGGGCGCCATAGCCGAAGCCCTGCGAGAGCGAATAGTTCCGGTCGGCGTACTGGAGTGTCGCCTGATACTTGCCGCCGGCAAAATAGCTGTCGTTGCCGCCGTCATCCATCAGCACACCGACGCCGGCGGCAAAGCCGAAACCCTGCGCGTACATGGCGGCATTGCAGCGGTCGTTCCCCTCGCCCGCATCGAAAAAGAGCCCCATCCCCCAGGCCCCGGCACCCTGCGTGAAGGCATCGCCCTCGTAGACGTCACGTCCGCCGAGATCATACAACGCTCCGACACCGAACCAGCCGGCGCCCAGCGTGAAGTTGCCGCCGCGGTATGTGTCATCGCCGCCGACATCGATCAAAAGCCCCAGATTCCAGAAGCCGCAACCCAGATCGAGTCCATCCGGCGCCTGGTAAAGATCATCGCCGGACCAATCGACTACCACGCGGGCGCGCCCGGGTGTCATCGGCGCCAGCTCGTAGACATCGTCGCCGCCGGGATCGATAATCGCCACCGGACTGCCGGTGTAGGTATCCTTGCCGGCGGTGCCGATCACGACATCGCCGACGGCGGTGCGCAGAATCTGCATCTTCCCCGGCGCGCCGCCTTCGGGAGGCAGCGGCGCCTGGGTGGGCAGGCTGAGCACCCGTTCATCGACGGCGAAGGCCATCGCCATGATGTTGTCCCACCAGCGCACACGGCCGGCATAGGCGAGGATATGGGCGGCCAGAGTGTCGCGCGCCTTCTGCAGCGAGTCGATGGTCTCGGCCGCGGCGGTGTTGATCGATTCCTCTTCCGTGGCCAGTTCGACAGCGTCGGTCAGAAACAAGTGACGGTCGCGCTCCGGGATTTCCGCCAGGATTCGTTCAATACGCGTGCTGTCGGCGCAGGCGGCCAATGTCGCCGACAGCCAGTTGAGCCAGTAGATCGAAAGCCCCGTCTTGGCCGCGTTGGGTATCGCCACCGGGCCGGAAGCCAGACGGGTCTCGCCGAAAATCTGGAGCAGCTTGACCGAGACGTCACGGGCGCGCAGACGGATGTGACGGGCCTCGTTCTCGCCGCGAATGGCGCGGTCGGCGACAATCGACTGCATGATCTGAGGCATCGAGGTTGGCTGGGCCATCGCCTGATCGACTGTCTTCAGCCGCCA from bacterium includes:
- a CDS encoding HDOD domain-containing protein — translated: MPGLSVRERILRLNELYSLPEVALECLRFEENADGQREFICRLTAEHQTATMVLRLCAPSRELTTPLRNIPDAIDRLGFRSVRAALLAACVREAFVRPEPAQVLDITQFWRHSIETALNAQMLAERCGCQPPQEAFAAGLLHDVGLLLMGHVFGESYRSFLKSELPSEDWAPHENDRFGIDHAEAGSWWCQTQGVPEPICDAVRRHHDRGLAVRGVPDDERLAFVTALADRISQMGCEPRVPLTRRRVESKNRILTALGLHPIDLTFASRSAVEALHEMGGILQVDIGSELDILRNANQCLRESYGELEQLLLEAPVASREELIHQVLDAICATFSHYINNATTTIMGHSELVEMAVRRGQFEDPDGRLVESMRMIENAVVNISAVLTEMKLLGKFEVVPYHDRAQILNIDEKVKRRVEQLANR
- a CDS encoding AMP-binding protein, which encodes MSQSESRFLDRPVVSIPAFLAEAAGKWRNQPALWRWVDARFAPVTYGALFPAVAALAARLADHGAGPGVRVAIRHGDRFAFAIAYLAVHWSGATAVPLDPMLTPVEVTGILHDADAALLIVDTRSAYLDSPTVKTRVVELANIWPGFAAADGDIPTPPPIDPRSLATLIFTSGTTGYSKGVMLTHANIVTDIMAIQEMRLLEHSDVLLSVLPIHHAFESTAGFLYPLSIGAQVAYARSLKSNEILDDLRANQATVILAVPLLYEKMRNAIARKVEEASPVRRGLFNAIAGMVRLGHRLGWKRGGQMLFRGARRKAGLASLRLVVSGGAALPAEVSEFFDVFGIPILQGYGLSEAAPVVSVNRPGHHRYDTVGPALPGVEVKVREPDADGIGELAVRGPMVMAGYWNRPEDTAAVLRDGWLLTGDLGWLDPDGHIHVVGRSKNVIISGAGKNIYPEEIESVLNAQPGVAESMVYGIKRSGKTGELVGAIVVPDREWLAAFQPEAVRDRQSLQAAMAAAVKGACEGMAPYKRIVEWTMRDDPFEKTSTRKIKRALALQQLATSPSDGAPERTQTADAV
- a CDS encoding ribonuclease H-like domain-containing protein gives rise to the protein MNNPGPGELQAKLARIAAHLALPERAPTPAPIIGPESVDAREVVARRGRFWQRRIGYTPREPWGETWVEDLCQRAAAAGLRVPLSAPDRQCPLTECLFVDCETTGLAGGAGTVAFLIAVGRFDGAVFVVDQYFLPDLADEAGALDELAARFESAAALVTYNGAAFDLPLLEGRFNFWRIDSEFRELPHLDLLWPTRALFKHRLPNCSLAQVEESLLRIARIEDLPGAEVPEVYFEYLRQGFSPRLHAVFEHNRLDVVSLFVYALWLNERTQPQRPGLDSAADLQALARFWYRHRAHQPALRALEEAASRVNDAVERAAIHRLRGLILKREREYETAHREWEQAAAATPQDVSIAEELAKHLEHRRRDYRGALAIVDKALTGLEFRAATGDLSAAGPRERLLQRQTRLRRKLRAS
- a CDS encoding secondary thiamine-phosphate synthase enzyme YjbQ; its protein translation is MVHSHILKFHTRGDGDIIDLTADVEAAVGKSKIRNGIVVVCAVGSTAAVSTIEHEPGLLRDWPALMNRLVPAGVPYAHDQTWGDGNGYAHLRSTLVGTSFTAAVSEGKVARGTWQQIVFLEFDNRPRDRQVRVQIMGE
- a CDS encoding HEAT repeat domain-containing protein — protein: MSFIAFAPQTILAETDSARVARLFRWASEGNVRYASYVEPAKDSLAQMGQTGARWLSRYLFTVDARERLRLAEIFEKMGTVATPFIVPYLDSAGEDAPRNAARCLERIKDTAAVMPLLAHLDHPEYSVRSQVATALGKTADRRALAPLIAALESDADSDVRKSCAVALGYLPDTAATRVLFRALNDEFYGVRQAAIRALAQHDQTVALPDGITTTPDVIVALGATGDPESRQWLRKLLDDPDPKRRGFAVEGLSQKGPLESAKAIAKLKAKETDPFVLAQIARFEQIVLEKQHEQPRSR